In Gopherus flavomarginatus isolate rGopFla2 chromosome 1, rGopFla2.mat.asm, whole genome shotgun sequence, a single genomic region encodes these proteins:
- the GPR82 gene encoding probable G-protein coupled receptor 82 produces MGLMKNSTCLLQPSSASTVALPIIYSFLFTTGSFGNIISGWIFSKHISTKRTQNIYMTNLLIANLFVCITMPFLAAYFADGYQWENDSMLCRIVNYSGTLVIHTSMYVSITILCWTALSQYSTLMKNNDHKQYSPTVTENYLYKCLLEKFRQPKFAKYVCISIWIIVLGVTVPVIVYDLHLQPDQEQVDRCYHWKAENGTLTAKITVLIATAWFFLFFITVLFSYYSLVNHLSKMQKNTCIGKKHLIYSTVKRNIFVILLILTVCYLPYHILRPAFYALLSSEDCQMMNYLVEAKNFLICLAAAKSSLDPVVHLLLDKRFKKSLYNLFRKSSSQDHNHTADIEETTQM; encoded by the coding sequence ATGGGATTAATGAAAAATTCAACATGTCTTCTTCAACCATCATCGGCTTCTACAGTAGCTCTGCCAATCATCTATTCCTTCCTATTTACTACAGGCAGTTTTGGAAACATTATTTCTGGGTGGATATTTTCAAAGCACATATCTACAAAAAGAACACAGAACATCTACATGACAAATCTTCTTATTGCAAATTTATTTGTATGCATAACAATGCCTTTTCTCGCTGCCTACTTTGCAGATGGCTATCAGTGGGAGAATGATTCCATGCTATGTAGAATAGTAAACTACTCTGGAACTCTGGTTATACACACTAGCATGTATGTCAGCATTACAATTTTATGTTGGACTGCTTTAAGTCAGTATTCAACACTGATGAAAAATAATGACCACAAGCAATATTCTCCAACAGTTACCGAAAACTACCTCTATAAATGCCTGCTGGAAAAGTTTCGTCAGCCAAAATTTGCTAAATACGTGTGCATCAGTATATGGATCATTGTACTGGGCGTAACTGTACCAGTGATAGTGTATGATTTGCATCTACAGCCTGATCAAGAACAAGTTGACCGATGCTACCACTGGAAAGCAGAAAATGGCACACTCACTGCAAAGATCACAGTTCTTATTGCTACTgcatggttttttttattttttataacagTATTATTTTCATACTATTCCCTTGTCAATCACCTGAGTAAAATGCAGAAAAATACTTGCATTGGAAAGAAACATCTAATTTACAGTACagtcaaaagaaacatttttgtcATCCTGCTTATATTAACTGTCTGCTATCTTCCATATCATATTTTAAGGCCAGCTTTTTATGCGCTGCTTAGTAGTGAAGACTGCCAGATGATGAACTATTTAGTGGAAGCAAAAAACTTTCTTATTTGTCTTGCAGCTGCCAAAAGCAGTTTAGATCCTGTTGTACATCTTTTATTAGATAAAAGATTTAAGAAGAGTCTGTACAATCTCTTTAGAAAATCCTCATCACAAGATCACAATCATACAGCTGATATTGAAGAGACTACACAAATGTGA
- the GPR34 gene encoding probable G-protein coupled receptor 34 encodes MEATSPEILNSSSYKEVFWSYQTELTRNFSLETPNATVCLINEGALPLVFIIFYSIIFVIGLVGNIIALFAFFYINHKRNSIQIYLLNVAIADLLLIFCLPFRILYHINRNTWMLGLIFCKIVGTLFYMNMYISIILLGLISVDRYVKINKSIRRPKMLTATRSRYICCILWAIAVIGFIMTVANSVKREEYNSTMCFHYRDKQNAKMEAILNYILATVFWIVFFLLILSYIKIAENLLKISKKRADFPNAGKYSTTARNSFIVLIIFTLCFVPFHIFRFVYITSQLQHTSCNWREIIHKCNEIMLLFSAFNSCLDPVMYFLMSSSVRKTVFRLICRTLHGDSSVSDSISEMKLGQSHHDTATTITPHSSFLKKNSLI; translated from the coding sequence ATGGAGGCAACTTCACCTGAGATCCTGAACTCTTCTTCATACAAGGAAGTCTTCTGGAGTTACCAAACTGAGCTAACCAGAAACTTCTCTTTGGAAACCCCAAATGCTACTGTCTGTCTCATAAATGAAGGCGCTTTGCCTCTTGTTTTCATCATTTTTTACtctattatttttgttattggATTGGTTGGCAATATTATAGCCTTGTTTGCTTTTTTCTACATTAATCACAAAAGAAATTCTATCCAGATTTACCTGCTTAACGTAGCCATTGCAGACCTTCTACTGATCTTCTGCCTCCCCTTCCGTATACTGTATCATATTAACAGAAACACATGGATGCTGGGATTGATTTTCTGCAAGATTGTAGGAACCCTATTTTATATGAACATGTACATTAGCATCATACTGCTGGGATTAATTAGCGTGGATCGTTATGTAAAAATTAACAAGTCTATACGACGTCCAAAAATGTTAACAGCTACACGAAGCAGATATATCTGTTGCATATTGTGGGCAATTGCAGTAATAGGATTCATAATGACAGTTGCTAACTCTGTTAAGAGGGAAGAATACAATTCGACTATGTGCTTCCATTACAGAGATAAACAGAATGCAAAAATGGAGGCAATTTTAAACTATATTCTTGCTACAGTCTTTTGGATAGTTTTCTTTCTACTAATACTTTCGTATATTAAAATTGCGGAGAACCTTCTGAAAATTTCCAAGAAAAGAGCAGATTTTCCCAATGCTGGAAAGTACAGCACCACAGCAAGGAATTCCTTCATTGTACTTATTATTTTCACCCTGTGCTTTGTACCATTTCACATATTCCGATTTGTCTACATTACATCACAATTACAACACACATCTTGTAACTGGAGGGAGATAATTCACAAATGCAATGagataatgcttttattttcAGCTTTCAACAGCTGTTTAGATCCAGTTATgtatttcctaatgtccagcagTGTTCGTAAGACTGTATTCCGACTTATTTGTAGAACACTTCATGGGGACTCAAGTGTGAGTGACAGTATTTCAGAAATGAAACTTGGGCAATCTCATCATGATACTGCAACTACCATTACTCCCCATTcaagctttttaaagaaaaattcccTCATCTAA